The Sphingomonas crocodyli genome contains the following window.
ATAGTCGGCGACCGGGATCGGTCCGTCGGCGGCGATGCGCGCGATCAGCCGATCCGCCAGTTCGGCAGGGCTCTCCATGCGCAGCGCCTTAGCAGAAACAGGTCGTTAAAAGGTTAATCGACGACCGAAACGACTTTGCGCTTGCCCGATGTGAGGATCAGGTATGCGCCGCCGACCAGCATCGGGATGGTCAGCGTCTGCCCCATCGTCAGCCCCCAGCTGAGCGTGCCCAGCTGCACGTCCGGCTCGCGCACGAACTCCAGCCCGAAACGGATCAGGCCGTAGCCGAGCAGGAAGACGCCGCCCAGCAGGCCCGGCTTCAGCCGCGCGTCGGTGCGCCAGAACAGGAAGGACAGGACGCAGAACAGGACGATCCCCTCCAGCCCCGCTTCGTATAGCTGGCTCGGGTGGCGCGGCAGTTGATCGGGCGCGTCGGGGAAGATCACCGCCCACGGCACGTCGGTCGGCCGGCCCCACAGCTCACCATTGATGAAATTGGCGATGCGGACGAAGAACAGCCCGAACGGCCCGCAGCACGCGACATAATCACCGAAGCGCAGGATGCTCAGCCCGTTCTTCTTCGCGAGGTAGATGATCGCAAGGAAGGTGCCGAACGCCCCGCCGTGAAACGACATACCGCCCTGCCAGAGTTTCAGCACCTCGATCGGGTTCTGCAGCAGCTCGGGCTGATAGAACAGCACATATCCCACGCGCCCGCCCAGCAGGATGCCCAACGTCGCATAGAAGACGAAATCATCGGCATGCCGCCGCGCCATCGGCGCATTGGGCTGCGCGATCAGCTTGGTGAGATACCACCAGCCGATCATGATCCCGGCGATATAGCCGAGCGAATACCACCGTATCGCCACCGGCCCGATCGACAGCGCGATCGGATCGAGCCCGAGATCGGTGAAACGGATCGCCGAACTCGCGTCGGCCAGGATTTGCAGGATCAAGGGTGCGTCCCGGTTGTTCGTTTGGGAGGGGCATAGCGGGGGGATCCGCGCGCGTCACCCCGGACGTGCTCGGATGTGGTCTCTGAGATTGTACTGGCGTCCCGCGACGATGAAGCTAGCCTGCCGTGCAAGGGACGTTGGGGAGGTCGCTGTGCCGCGCTCATTGTATCGGAAGCTATGGCGCTACAACGCCTTCGTCGTAGCGCTATGCGGCACAATGGGACTGGGCTTATTGGGTTTCGGCGCATGGCAGGTGATCGGGCGCACGCCTCATTTGATCGAGGAGACCGCACGGCCGACAGCATTTGAGAGTGCTAACAATCTGCCAAGCTTGAGCGATGCGAAGATAATTGGCGGTACGTCGCTCTTGGCGATCAAAACCCAGGCGAACGATGCAGCCGCCTATTCTGAGCAGCAGGATCGCAACGTCCTGCTGATCGATCTTCGAAATGGCAAAAGCCGATATGTCCTGCCAGACAACAAGCGGAAACTGGTTCAGTGGTACATACTTCCTGCCTCGGCTGACGATGGCAACGGGGTTGGGCGGGCATATGTGGCGCTTGTCGGGGACGACAGGCCGGAGACAACGCCCAGATATGACGTCCTCATTGGTAATGTGGCGACCGGCCAGCAGGCATGGGCGGCGCGTGGCGTAACCGCACTCGATGCGCCTGAACTGATCGACGACAATGCCATCGCACTCCTCATCTCGAACGGAAATGCGCTGAGCTACCATCGATACGGTCTGGCAACC
Protein-coding sequences here:
- the lgt gene encoding prolipoprotein diacylglyceryl transferase codes for the protein MILQILADASSAIRFTDLGLDPIALSIGPVAIRWYSLGYIAGIMIGWWYLTKLIAQPNAPMARRHADDFVFYATLGILLGGRVGYVLFYQPELLQNPIEVLKLWQGGMSFHGGAFGTFLAIIYLAKKNGLSILRFGDYVACCGPFGLFFVRIANFINGELWGRPTDVPWAVIFPDAPDQLPRHPSQLYEAGLEGIVLFCVLSFLFWRTDARLKPGLLGGVFLLGYGLIRFGLEFVREPDVQLGTLSWGLTMGQTLTIPMLVGGAYLILTSGKRKVVSVVD